A single window of Gemmatimonadaceae bacterium DNA harbors:
- a CDS encoding type II toxin-antitoxin system RelE/ParE family toxin, whose amino-acid sequence MAFKIELAPAAFRALKKLDSDTAQRIADAINELAADPRPAGTKKLSGEDDLYRIRVGDYRIVYEIANKRLEVLVVTIGHRRDVYRSLRRRPRG is encoded by the coding sequence ATGGCGTTCAAGATCGAACTCGCGCCCGCGGCTTTTCGGGCGCTCAAGAAGCTGGACAGCGATACCGCACAGCGCATTGCTGATGCGATTAACGAGCTCGCCGCCGACCCGCGCCCTGCGGGGACAAAGAAACTGAGCGGCGAGGACGACCTCTACCGCATTCGTGTCGGCGACTACCGCATCGTTTACGAGATCGCGAACAAGCGGCTCGAGGTGTTGGTCGTGACCATCGGCCATCGCCGCGACGTGTACCGCAGCCTGCGGCGCCGCCCGCGCGG
- a CDS encoding type II toxin-antitoxin system Phd/YefM family antitoxin translates to MTRVPASEARGKFAELVNEVAYRHQRVILHRHGKDVVAMIPVEDLELLEELEDRIDVAAAKKARAEKGPRVAWGKAKAELGLK, encoded by the coding sequence ATGACTCGTGTACCGGCAAGTGAAGCTCGGGGGAAGTTCGCGGAGCTCGTCAACGAGGTCGCATACCGCCATCAGCGTGTGATCCTGCATCGCCACGGCAAGGACGTGGTGGCGATGATCCCGGTCGAAGACCTGGAGCTGCTTGAGGAACTCGAGGATCGCATCGATGTTGCCGCCGCGAAGAAGGCACGCGCGGAGAAGGGCCCACGCGTCGCGTGGGGCAAGGCGAAGGCGGAGTTGGGACTGAAGTAA
- a CDS encoding phosphatase PAP2 family protein: protein MIKTNRTICLGLLLAVAPALSLAAQDRRDSVDKTFFTRRDLYYTAGAVAGTVIIAQYDTKIARWFQSPQVQDGQSRHDLVNALTHVNETPLTIASILTYGVGRLAGSSMLSDVGAHWFEAMATTDVTSELIRGPIGRARPRVVSDSSASTFKAGSGFTSFDHRSFPSLHSAAAYATAAALTAEIGERNHKAMWIAGPILYTAAAVPGLTRMYLDQHWASDIAAGAFVGILFGNKIVHYAHSHRRNRIDRFLLGTNVMPLGGGRYAVTSSFTP, encoded by the coding sequence GTGATCAAAACGAACAGAACCATCTGCCTCGGCCTGCTGCTGGCCGTCGCGCCCGCATTGTCATTGGCGGCGCAAGACCGTAGGGATTCGGTCGACAAGACTTTCTTTACGCGACGCGATCTGTACTACACGGCTGGTGCGGTCGCAGGCACCGTGATCATCGCGCAATACGACACGAAGATCGCGCGCTGGTTTCAGTCGCCTCAGGTGCAGGACGGCCAATCGCGCCACGATCTCGTCAACGCGTTGACCCACGTCAACGAAACGCCGCTCACGATCGCGTCGATCCTCACCTACGGCGTTGGTCGACTGGCAGGCTCGAGCATGCTGTCGGACGTCGGCGCGCATTGGTTCGAGGCGATGGCGACGACGGACGTGACGAGCGAGCTCATTCGCGGACCGATCGGCCGCGCGCGGCCGCGCGTCGTTTCCGATAGCAGCGCGTCGACATTCAAGGCGGGCTCCGGCTTCACGAGCTTCGATCATCGCTCCTTTCCTTCGCTCCATTCCGCCGCGGCGTACGCAACGGCCGCGGCGCTGACCGCCGAGATCGGCGAGCGGAATCACAAGGCGATGTGGATCGCCGGACCGATACTGTATACGGCCGCCGCCGTCCCCGGACTGACGCGCATGTACCTCGATCAACACTGGGCCAGCGACATCGCGGCCGGCGCGTTCGTGGGCATTCTGTTCGGGAACAAGATCGTGCACTACGCGCACAGTCACCGGCGAAATCGCATCGACCGCTTCCTGCTCGGAACCAACGTCATGCCGCTCGGCGGCGGGCGCTACGCGGTCACGTCGTCGTTCACGCCGTAG
- a CDS encoding FUSC family protein → MRRTLHDARSASTVADAKPAYAAGFRAALATVLPLLAAPYLPPGAGTWMSLAGLNGAIMDRGGPYRLRARILTALAIASAAAVVPGSLLGGHVVAATVATFVIAMLCGLARAWPDFGPGFGVTILVTFAIALAIPAATVEAAFVRGGYIVAGGLWAMVLSTVLWPLRPYRPVRLRVAECYRAVARLATAQADDLAAAGPVNPADLTGELVAVRTAIESARTTIALSRRARATETGRGERLLVLHEIADQSFVHLIALLEETAALSQAHAAVLNVVLPEQLRDIAATLEAIAAGIESETGIPRIHVAWNVDVLRASAPGVADLLARMADYANTAAAVVASLNTGHPVRGDAEHIDIGEPEPPPVLFSPSAIVRPDSSVLHHALRIAIVTTAAVLLSTALHLNHGYWVTLTAVVILQPFAAATRQKALQRIVGTVLGAMFVAGLTAVFHGDAVVLVVIAVFTMLCVALLPLNYGAYAVFGTPAFVLLAETSAGDWHLAGLRIVNTLIGGALALIGATVLWPGEERQRLPEFAAASLRATKELFDGAIVLLGDPRADIGRLRDARRRLALAASNAEESFQRLLSEHRGPPEHLEAIMTVLVYTRRLAASSAALALVGNATNATPADPPLEPFARTVDAVFADLADAVASGRAPAPFPPVGSVPLPDAKRSPIVYQRLVRLARQLKLMHDAVERWVA, encoded by the coding sequence GTGCGCCGCACCTTACACGATGCTCGGTCGGCATCCACGGTCGCCGACGCCAAGCCGGCGTATGCGGCTGGTTTTCGCGCCGCGCTCGCCACGGTCCTGCCCCTGCTCGCCGCGCCATACCTGCCGCCCGGCGCCGGTACCTGGATGAGCCTCGCCGGTCTCAACGGCGCGATCATGGACCGCGGCGGCCCGTACCGCCTTCGCGCCCGCATCCTCACCGCTCTCGCGATCGCCAGCGCCGCCGCCGTCGTGCCGGGCAGCCTGCTCGGCGGCCACGTCGTCGCGGCAACCGTTGCGACCTTCGTGATCGCCATGCTGTGCGGCCTCGCACGCGCGTGGCCGGATTTTGGACCAGGTTTTGGCGTCACCATCCTCGTCACCTTCGCCATCGCGCTCGCGATTCCCGCCGCCACCGTCGAGGCCGCGTTCGTTCGCGGAGGCTACATCGTCGCGGGCGGTCTGTGGGCGATGGTGCTCTCCACGGTACTGTGGCCGCTGCGGCCATACCGCCCGGTCCGCCTGCGCGTGGCCGAATGCTACCGCGCGGTCGCACGCCTGGCGACGGCGCAGGCCGACGACCTCGCCGCGGCAGGTCCGGTCAATCCCGCCGATTTAACAGGCGAGCTCGTCGCGGTGCGAACAGCCATTGAAAGCGCGCGCACCACGATCGCGCTCTCACGCCGCGCGCGCGCGACCGAAACCGGCCGCGGCGAACGCTTGCTCGTTTTGCACGAGATCGCCGACCAGTCGTTCGTGCATCTGATCGCGCTGCTCGAGGAAACGGCTGCCCTGTCGCAGGCACATGCCGCCGTTCTCAACGTCGTGCTCCCGGAACAACTCCGCGACATTGCCGCGACACTCGAGGCCATCGCCGCCGGCATCGAGTCGGAGACCGGCATTCCACGCATTCACGTCGCGTGGAATGTGGACGTCCTTCGCGCCTCGGCGCCGGGTGTGGCCGATCTGCTCGCGCGGATGGCCGACTATGCGAACACCGCGGCAGCCGTCGTTGCATCGCTCAACACGGGGCATCCGGTGCGCGGAGACGCGGAGCACATCGACATCGGCGAGCCCGAGCCCCCGCCGGTTTTGTTCTCGCCGAGCGCGATTGTTCGTCCCGACTCGAGCGTGCTGCATCACGCGCTGCGCATCGCGATCGTCACCACCGCCGCCGTCTTGCTGAGCACCGCACTGCACCTCAATCACGGCTACTGGGTCACGCTCACGGCGGTCGTCATTCTGCAGCCCTTCGCGGCGGCGACGCGCCAGAAAGCATTGCAGCGTATCGTCGGCACGGTGCTGGGAGCGATGTTCGTCGCGGGGCTCACCGCCGTGTTTCACGGCGACGCCGTGGTTCTGGTCGTCATCGCCGTGTTCACCATGCTGTGCGTCGCGCTGCTGCCGCTCAACTACGGCGCCTACGCGGTGTTCGGCACGCCGGCGTTCGTGCTGCTCGCCGAAACGAGTGCCGGCGACTGGCATCTGGCGGGACTGCGCATCGTGAACACGCTCATCGGCGGTGCATTGGCGCTGATTGGCGCGACCGTGTTGTGGCCGGGCGAGGAGCGGCAGCGCCTTCCCGAATTCGCGGCCGCGTCGCTGCGCGCGACGAAGGAGTTGTTCGATGGCGCCATCGTGCTCCTCGGTGATCCGCGCGCCGACATCGGACGCTTGCGCGATGCCCGCCGCCGCCTGGCCCTCGCCGCATCGAACGCCGAAGAATCATTTCAGCGATTACTGAGCGAGCATCGCGGACCGCCCGAACATCTCGAGGCGATCATGACGGTGCTCGTGTACACGCGACGCCTTGCTGCCTCGAGTGCGGCACTGGCGCTGGTCGGCAACGCCACCAACGCAACGCCGGCCGACCCGCCGCTCGAGCCGTTCGCGCGGACGGTGGACGCGGTGTTCGCCGATCTCGCCGACGCGGTGGCGAGCGGCCGCGCACCGGCACCATTTCCGCCGGTCGGCAGCGTGCCGCTACCGGATGCCAAACGCTCACCAATCGTTTACCAACGGCTGGTGCGTCTCGCGCGACAGCTCAAACTCATGCATGACGCTGTGGAACGGTGGGTCGCGTGA
- a CDS encoding efflux RND transporter periplasmic adaptor subunit encodes MSARPLLLLLATVAFVSLGACEKQKSESVTLPTTTVSRGDIAVRVQATGTVEPIDPVDIKSKAGGAIIKLPVDVGSVVKAHQVLAVIDPRTVQNNYDQAVADDVVSRTSLQTVLRDQARKDTLFSHHVITAAQHDSTKSAVTAAQSDMINKRAALDLARQALEDATIEAPISGTVISRGVTQGTIVTPATGQANGTTLLTLADLSRVRMRVTIDEVEMANIRVGESATVAVDAFTDRTFSGVIEKIEPQAVVTQGVTFFPVQVTIDNREGLLMPGMNGEVTIKAADLSNVVQIPIDAIRPTNELAPVARMFGISVDTLINTLRRDLVSTEGTTGLPGRYVVVQLPDGSFEMRLVKIGPTDLRVAQVIDGVKEGDKVVLLGSIITSRPAVPPRLQIASNMRRGATNTATPTKQAGAPAQAGQATKP; translated from the coding sequence ATGTCTGCTCGTCCGCTCCTTCTGTTGCTGGCCACCGTCGCGTTCGTTTCGCTCGGTGCCTGCGAGAAGCAGAAGTCTGAATCAGTCACGCTTCCCACGACTACTGTTTCGCGCGGCGACATCGCCGTCCGGGTGCAAGCCACGGGTACCGTCGAGCCAATCGACCCCGTGGACATCAAGTCCAAAGCCGGTGGCGCGATCATCAAGCTTCCGGTCGACGTCGGCAGCGTGGTCAAGGCGCACCAGGTGCTCGCGGTGATCGACCCGCGCACCGTGCAAAACAACTACGACCAGGCGGTGGCGGACGACGTCGTGTCGCGCACCTCGCTCCAGACGGTGCTGCGCGACCAGGCGCGCAAGGACACGTTGTTCTCGCATCATGTCATCACGGCGGCGCAGCACGACAGCACGAAGTCGGCGGTGACGGCGGCGCAATCGGACATGATCAACAAGCGGGCGGCGTTGGATCTGGCGCGCCAGGCGCTCGAGGACGCGACGATCGAGGCGCCGATCAGCGGCACCGTGATCTCGCGCGGCGTGACGCAAGGAACGATCGTGACGCCCGCAACGGGCCAGGCGAACGGCACCACGCTCCTGACGCTCGCCGATCTCAGTCGCGTCCGTATGCGCGTGACGATCGACGAAGTCGAGATGGCGAACATTCGCGTGGGTGAATCCGCCACGGTCGCGGTCGACGCTTTTACCGATCGCACGTTCAGCGGCGTCATCGAGAAGATCGAGCCGCAAGCGGTCGTGACACAGGGCGTCACGTTCTTCCCGGTGCAGGTCACGATCGACAACCGTGAAGGATTATTAATGCCCGGAATGAACGGCGAAGTCACCATCAAGGCGGCAGACCTGTCGAACGTGGTGCAGATTCCAATCGACGCCATTCGTCCGACGAACGAGCTCGCGCCCGTCGCGCGCATGTTCGGCATTTCGGTGGACACGCTGATCAACACGCTGCGCCGCGATCTCGTGTCGACGGAGGGAACGACGGGGCTGCCCGGACGGTACGTCGTGGTGCAGCTGCCCGACGGCTCGTTCGAGATGCGTCTCGTGAAGATCGGTCCCACCGATCTTCGCGTCGCCCAGGTCATCGACGGCGTCAAAGAAGGCGACAAGGTCGTGCTGCTCGGCTCGATCATCACCAGCCGGCCGGCTGTCCCGCCGCGATTGCAGATCGCGTCGAACATGCGGCGCGGTGCAACGAATACGGCGACCCCCACCAAGCAAGCGGGCGCGCCCGCACAGGCAGGACAGGCTACGAAACCGTGA
- a CDS encoding TolC family protein, with translation MMGAACRTSAPKIDGVAPVPAAPSATWTPPASVQAEAQHDRAASNSPVTSGAHQYTLAEVVDVALRNSPATRLSYAQARAAADVYGSSEGRIYPSLTAGVTSTRALSVAAAGRAPVERTVYGPSLTLAYTVLDFGGRNGSIDVARQTAVAADLTHNATVESTILLVESAAFTYLSTRAQRDAQQSSLDLATRALDAANERHRVGLATIADVLQAQTARSQAELELETLEGQMQVTRGSLAVAMGIPANSAFDVPEFRAADSVYFVTESVDSLVERAVRTRPELASARAQAAAASSEIRVARSGYLPALTVGATGARNGSNVSTFSGNTYTVNLGVAVPVFSGFSNQFDVGAASEQYQAAIARTEATKAQIIQQVFTAYYLLKTATNRVRTSRDLLASATQSEVVARERYREGVGTIVDLLVAQSALASAKAQEIDARWQWRSALAQLAHDVGVLDARGEPIFPTLTPAPDVRPDNK, from the coding sequence ATGATGGGCGCCGCGTGCAGGACGTCGGCGCCGAAGATCGACGGAGTCGCGCCCGTTCCGGCGGCTCCCAGTGCGACGTGGACGCCGCCAGCCTCGGTTCAGGCCGAAGCGCAGCATGACCGTGCGGCGTCGAACTCGCCCGTAACCTCCGGTGCGCACCAGTACACGCTGGCGGAAGTCGTCGACGTCGCGCTGCGCAACAGCCCCGCGACGCGACTTTCCTACGCGCAGGCGCGCGCAGCCGCGGATGTGTACGGATCGAGCGAAGGGCGCATCTATCCGTCGCTCACCGCGGGCGTCACCAGCACGCGTGCCTTGTCGGTTGCGGCCGCGGGTCGCGCGCCGGTGGAGCGCACCGTTTACGGCCCGTCGCTGACGCTCGCGTACACGGTGCTCGACTTCGGCGGGCGCAACGGTTCGATCGACGTCGCGCGGCAGACGGCGGTGGCCGCCGATCTCACGCACAACGCGACGGTGGAGAGCACGATTCTGCTCGTCGAGTCGGCCGCGTTCACCTATCTCTCGACGCGCGCGCAGCGCGATGCGCAGCAGTCGTCGCTGGATCTGGCGACGCGCGCGTTGGATGCCGCGAACGAGCGTCATCGGGTCGGCCTCGCGACGATCGCCGACGTGCTGCAGGCGCAAACGGCCAGGTCGCAGGCCGAGCTCGAGCTCGAGACGCTCGAGGGCCAGATGCAGGTGACGCGCGGTTCGCTCGCGGTCGCGATGGGCATTCCGGCGAACAGCGCGTTCGACGTTCCGGAATTTCGCGCGGCGGACTCGGTGTACTTCGTCACGGAGTCGGTGGACTCGCTCGTCGAGCGGGCGGTGCGGACCCGGCCGGAGCTGGCGTCGGCGCGCGCGCAGGCGGCCGCGGCGAGCTCGGAGATTCGCGTTGCGCGCTCCGGCTATCTGCCGGCGCTGACCGTCGGCGCGACGGGCGCTCGCAACGGTTCGAACGTTTCTACCTTTTCAGGAAACACGTATACCGTGAACCTCGGCGTTGCGGTGCCCGTGTTCTCGGGATTCTCGAATCAGTTCGACGTGGGCGCGGCCTCGGAGCAGTATCAGGCGGCGATCGCGCGCACCGAGGCGACGAAGGCGCAGATCATTCAGCAGGTCTTCACGGCGTACTATCTGTTGAAGACGGCGACGAACCGCGTGCGCACGTCGCGCGACCTGCTCGCGAGCGCGACGCAGTCCGAAGTGGTGGCGCGCGAGCGCTATCGTGAGGGCGTCGGCACGATCGTCGACCTGCTCGTGGCGCAATCGGCGCTGGCCAGCGCCAAGGCGCAGGAGATCGACGCGCGGTGGCAGTGGCGGAGCGCCCTCGCGCAACTGGCGCACGACGTCGGCGTGCTGGATGCGCGGGGGGAGCCGATCTTCCCGACGCTGACGCCGGCGCCGGACGTGAGACCGGATAACAAATGA
- a CDS encoding efflux RND transporter periplasmic adaptor subunit, which translates to MTGIALAACAKPAPQKTPPVPVELAAAAKIAAPLDVQANGVVEPLQTVAVQAQVGGTLETVAFNEGDDVQAGQLLFKIDPRPFEAALRQAEAAAARDEATAANAQRDADRYKALVEKDYVTKSQADQAASAAAAAQATLQASRAAVDNAKLNLNYTTIRAPIAGRTGRLLVRQGNLVRPGADPLVVINTLHPILVRFPVVQHDFPALQRRMQSGTVTVRVVTADSGKVNEAGTLAFLDNAVDSLTGTVTAKARFQNQTNSLWPGEYVRVAAELDVQAGAVAVPTRAVQSGQEGNYVFVVGNDNVAKLRQITVGRAVGQMTTIDKGLDAGEEVVVDGQSRLTPNARVDVKNAPTATTQAGAVR; encoded by the coding sequence ATGACAGGCATCGCGCTCGCCGCCTGCGCCAAACCCGCGCCGCAAAAAACGCCGCCGGTGCCCGTGGAGCTTGCGGCCGCGGCGAAGATCGCCGCGCCGCTCGACGTCCAGGCGAACGGCGTCGTCGAGCCGCTGCAGACCGTGGCCGTGCAAGCGCAGGTCGGCGGCACGCTCGAGACGGTCGCGTTCAACGAAGGCGACGACGTGCAGGCCGGGCAGCTGTTGTTCAAGATCGACCCGCGTCCGTTCGAGGCCGCGCTTCGACAGGCGGAAGCCGCCGCGGCGCGCGACGAGGCCACCGCCGCCAACGCGCAGCGCGACGCCGACCGATACAAGGCACTCGTCGAAAAGGATTACGTCACGAAGTCGCAGGCCGATCAGGCGGCGTCCGCCGCCGCCGCCGCGCAGGCCACATTGCAGGCCAGCCGTGCGGCCGTCGACAATGCGAAACTCAATCTGAACTACACGACGATTCGCGCGCCGATCGCCGGGCGCACCGGCCGGCTGCTGGTGCGGCAGGGCAATCTCGTTCGACCCGGCGCCGATCCACTCGTGGTCATCAACACACTGCACCCGATCCTCGTCCGCTTTCCCGTCGTGCAGCACGACTTTCCCGCGCTGCAGCGCCGCATGCAGAGCGGCACCGTCACCGTGCGCGTCGTCACGGCGGACAGCGGCAAGGTCAACGAAGCGGGCACGCTGGCGTTTCTCGACAATGCGGTGGATTCGCTCACGGGAACCGTCACCGCCAAGGCCCGATTTCAGAATCAGACCAACAGCTTGTGGCCAGGCGAATACGTGCGCGTCGCGGCGGAGCTCGACGTACAGGCGGGGGCGGTCGCCGTGCCAACGCGTGCGGTGCAGTCCGGACAGGAAGGCAATTACGTGTTCGTCGTCGGCAATGACAACGTCGCGAAGCTTCGACAGATCACCGTGGGTCGAGCGGTGGGTCAGATGACGACGATCGACAAGGGACTCGACGCCGGCGAGGAAGTGGTCGTCGACGGGCAATCGCGGTTGACGCCAAACGCGCGCGTGGATGTGAAGAACGCGCCGACGGCCACCACGCAGGCGGGGGCGGTGCGATGA